The Theileria orientalis strain Shintoku DNA, chromosome 3, complete genome genome window below encodes:
- a CDS encoding uncharacterized protein (histone deacetylase superfamily protein) — translation MPESVLNRRFVAIACDEDHMAGTSHSESSDYHVETPKRVRSILKTIRESEIVIDSGPGCCLWDLLQPVDCTEASTSSLLLCHTKNYLNQISYWTKQLVRLTSRRTQSHNHERTLFMYPLDIETYMTPKSETVAKLAVGGLLELCNIIMRSTGHVSGPRSLKILFSKESINHVLVKQESGENVSSKNETSKSESHSGSTQKGFAIVRPPGHHATPDKMMGFCIFNNVAIAARHLQRKHGLRRVAIVDWDVHHGNGTQDIFYDDDSVCFISLHRYGTEEESFYPYTGYCDEIGVGKGCKYNVNIPLEKGFTNSDLVHCFNRVVVPVLQRFKPEFIIVSAGFDAAKDDLLGGCNLDKEGYSWATAQLCELAEKHCKGRLLLSLEGGYTLHRLSEDVEAVIKTLVTYEYRFGNQQQYVIECTDDHVFDSTVSVCNKLRKLLDLDDIADELKELKITDQSNAKQLTLKSEVPDKEEPAQPKFYKYPYEVDKNKFVIAGGHQNQWILPLNGDRKQVIKLCSKKEIDFFNWIYKQNGHSLEIYNQPVDEDKLQFGNGPESIIRTGIRLTNPTKEYGSTGKNTAINTGTTTPNHNTTLMPNGTKSLEALNHNLKKVAALNSEDNSGTTSNEKGWKYSLKLIKHMPECSALFEPYVFENWQLGKKCAIRVKNALYGMKVPCVMDLKMGTRLYGDDCTDPCERTMKEIKASSRSCKTHGFHISGIFKWDTVAKTGEYVPQQVVYNARSDQELLEMFELYFSAAQNEDQRRSIVAEFTEKVENLKVIFENQTNLALYGSSLLFVFDATAKSHRDNVFIIDLSHVSYNVGSLDRGYLLGLTSIARLFRLTQN, via the exons atgCCCGAATCAGTGTTGAATAGAAGGTTCGTTGCCATAGCGTGTGATGAGGATCACATGGCCGGCACTTCGCACTCAGAATCCTCCGATTACCACGTGGAGACTCCCAAAAGGGTTAGATCCATTCTAAAAACCATTAGGGAGTCCGAAATTGTGATTGATTCTGGGCCTGGCTGTTGTTTATGGGATCTTTTACAGCCTGTCGATTGCACTGAGGCTTCCACCAGTAGTTTGTTACTTTGTCACACCAAAAACTACTTGAATCAAATCTCCTATTGGACTAAACAGCTGGTTCGACTCACATCACGCAGAACCCAGTCACATAATCATGAACGAACTCTCTTCATGTATCCTCTGGACATTGAAACCTACATGACTCCGAAGTCTGAAACTGTGGCAAAGTTGGCTGTCGGAGGTCTTTTGGAACtttgtaacataattatGAGGTCAACGGGCCACGTAAGCGGCCCCCGCTCCCTCAAAATTTTATTCTCTAAAGAATCTATTAACCACGTGCTAGTTAAACAAGAATCAGGTGAAAATGTGTCATCTAAAAATGAAACATCTAAGTCTGAGAGTCACTCTGGGTCAACTCA GAAGGGCTTTGCCATCGTGAGGCCTCCGGGCCATCACGCCACGCCCGATAAGATGATGGGATTTTGCATATTTAACAACGTGGCCATAGCGGCGAGGCATCTGCAACGCAAACACGGCTTGAGGCGAGTGGCCATCGTCGACTGGGATGTGCACCACGGCAACGGCACGCAGGACATTTTTTACGACGACGACAGCGTCTGTTTCATTTCTCTACACAGATATGGCACCGAAGAGGAGTCTTTTTACCCGTACACAGGCTATTGCGATGAGATAGGCGTGGGAAAAGggtgtaaatataatgtaaacATTCCACTCGAGAAGGGGTTCACCAACTCGGATCTGGTTCACTGTTTCAACAGGGTCGTTGTCCCAGTTTTGCAGCGTTTCAAGCCTGAGTTCATTATAGTTTCAGCCGGATTTGACGCAGCAAAGGACGATCTGTTAGGAGGGTGCAATTTGGACAAGGAGGGCTATTCCTGGGCCACAGCACAGCTGTGTGAACTAGCAGAAAAGCACTGCAAGGGGAGGCTGCTGTTGTCCCTGGAGGGAGGATACACCCTCCACAGACTTTCCGAAGACGTTGAGGCAGTGATAAAGACCCTCGTCACGTACGAATACCGATTCGGTAACCAGCAGCAGTACGTAATCGAGTGCACGGATGATCACGTGTTCGACAGCACAGTGTCAGTGTGTAACAAGCTGCGTAAGCTGCTCGACCTGGACGACATAGCTGACGAGTTGAAGGAACTGAAAATTACGGATCAGTCCAACGCTAAGCAGCTAACATTGAAATCAGAAGTCCCGGATAAAGAAGAGCCCGCACAGCCGAAATTCTACAAGTACCCATATGAGgtggataaaaacaagttcGTCATAGCAGGGGGGCACCAGAACCAGTGGATACTGCCACTGAACGGCGACAGAAAACAGGTAATTAAGCTGTGTTCGAAGAAGGAAATTGATTTTTTCAACTGGATCTACAAGCAAAACGGGCATTCCCTGGAGATTTATAATCAACCAGTTGACGAAGACAAGTTACAATTTGGCAACGGGCCAGAGAGCATAATTAGGACTGGGATAAGGCTGACCAACCCTACGAAGGAATACGGCAGCACCGGCAAGAACACAGCGATTAACACTGGGACGACTACTCCGAATCACAACACGACTTTAATGCCGAACGGTACCAAAAGCCTTGAGGCCTTGAACCATAACCTCAAGAAGGTTGCCGCCCTAAATTCCGAGGACAATTCTGGCACTACGAGCAATGAG AAGGGGTGGAAGTACTCGCTCAAACTCATCAAGCACATGCCCGAGTGCTCGGCGCTATTCGAGCCCTACGTGTTCGAGAACTGGCAGCTCGGGAAAAAGTGCGCAATCAGGGTAAAAAACGCACTCTACGGGATGAAGGTGCCCTGCGTCATGGACCTCAAGATGGGAACGAGGCTGTACGGCGACGACTGCACCGACCCGTGCGAAAGGACCATGAAGGAAATCAAGGCGAGCAGCAGGTCCTGCAAGACGCACGGATTCCACATCTCGGGCATCTTCAAGTGGGACACCGTCGCGAAAACGGGCGAGTACGTCCCTCAGCAGGTGGTGTACAACGCGCGGTCTGACCAGGAGCTGCTCGAGATGTTCGAGCTGTACTTCTCGGCTGCGCAGAACGAAGACCAGAGGAGGTCGATCGTCGCCGAGTTCACGGAGAAGGTGGAGAACCTGAAGGTAATCTTCGAGAACCAGACGAATTTGGCGCTCTACGGATCAAGTTTGCTCTTCGTGTTCGACGCCACCGCCAAGTCCCACAGGGACAACGTGTTTATCATCGACTTATCGCACGTATCATACAACGTGGGTTCCCTTGATCGAGGATATTTGCTTGGACTAACTTCCATTGCGAGACTGTTCAGGTTAACTCAAAACTAG
- a CDS encoding eukaryotic translation initiation factor 3 subunit 7 has protein sequence MFDLKLVINTNKDGWGPDETDQQTVATCLDSINKFPFEPRLKLDKQIHICDFTYGTYQRNTREGSRANRFNTNTYDDEFQFQTVDSRTVVKTRPTTHYKKKVVLKQTTQAFNQKVMEEEQLQFSKQKQYPDLRRQKYLMKNRSLRLPVRYQALNEWSVEPTPTWNVVAEIPFNLLLKQEMNSNLVTVEDLFWRGKLGVYDKKMDYITSKTEVTLQHLSNSFDYYWTSTHDDDCIADVLLETYRASSKPSEEAEGQEASEKSDPESPKEKQSGNMPLQAGSASYDKAMKIEKELLKYDKIVLAATDQILAVLMTAARSKYSWHLNITKIENQIIIDKANGSIVDMLTVNETAPDPPQPDCEIKINRPASLRYEAVKVNQNLRQQVLIPDEFAETYDDPPFVEESDTPATIAYRYRKFTIPGSQNAQNFEKLPIMVVTRCEVHGKLPGTDNYAYVCALNECPNKNNKSWRSQIETQKGALLANEIRNNTTKLQRFVACANMAGCSVFKLAYVTRKSPMDAENHSIIGVHTHTTGNLALQMGFSLNNAWGSIKSIVQLIIRKPDGQYVLLKDPMKPIVRLYSVSDEEDLTKSPKVQIPAVGMWKATDRGFLVGFQHSLMKARNFNRKLGFIYNPYDVNFHFRSVRSLRRPNPINGLLSRRKIIRLNTVESNSAFDLTPKHKDEAILNFNNEGVHSIPFSPDKNDSTVDYELEPSSQIFDYNLLSKRVERILLENLNDKDAKNQLCALNCLNLFASFGNFVDSLLKAGLLSNLLGVLEKPYKKNIWKLVNTYIWPNKPPQASELFSVQELVLKILISLAKISDKVSGEMAKNEELKGLLLKIYCVYNQLRPQQDTVDCPEGDRMKSLISELFLELGYKVDENVTLVSPKAKDSESKDESWTWEKMLPFSSSEENGPAVSLKDCLIPIEDHTHKARGSYSSNLTWIPYYYAPIDSKQSILRNLRIYLGQLGEVAGLSDLEKLTLKQSKVSSKSPQLLGLLAVNHRPSSADSTHRVTDTNDKSAVEILCNINMEPSDELNLSLLTKNLLNFMRTSVDFGVLNDIFTELWALLALKSPEVLNALHSDLDLDLISDILNYSCFDFDPNGLARENYMNDHLANNLANNLRVKVATDERASNIFDRLTRLRDLVKDHFENSPKGSIANMLYNFVSNNSRDSSKISVDLDEINTRIDRCKSERVEAFMKNNVESAKVLQMTLFGFLVELIYVDGNRIFTKIRDHESLINSIKKVQRSTKQPVKREEIDEEDLENYRPLIDKRLELKTVATTVFNQENLNADLSAFDSYKRLTLNGIDFLDIRLNSWKNQKMCLKEDLGTIYNSNKLLNILGYHDDKLGNRGVRILSIDGGGSKGVIALEILDALNKHLNRPLHECFDIICGTSTGGLLASLIALEKMQVSEIKNLYDSLIKSIFVRDGYHVTGTRLLMKQAIYDDNIFKDILKTSLEEIELIDYSVDPTCPKFFCVSTQMDVTPLRPIIWRNYNYHKHVYSLSSKSSYSLDDIAKLIRLNGGSCTIRLRDAIKATTAALGYFPLFERNGHMYGDGALYCNNPAVVALLEAKLLYPDRPISLLVSVGNGVCKLGNGSAGLKQPNGDSGVEHDTRLVGQSEYISSLLRLHENCMDHGNQHGAAAKKENKLLSLEQVITHITYAATTSEMTHSALEFTMPENVYFRFSPVIPTVKIDETSPEVLKTLKAQTRQYLGQDDIQERLGLIRRLIEASPGQAQG, from the exons atgttTGACCTGAAATTAGTCATAAATACTAACAAGGACGGTTGGGGCCCTGACGAGACTGACCAGCAGACTGTGGCCACCTGTCTGGATTCCATAAACAAATTCCCCTTTGAGCCCAGGCTTAAGCTCGACAAGCAGATACACATTTGCGATTTTACCTACGGCACCTATCAG AGAAACACCAGGGAAGGTAGCCGCGCCAATAGATTTAACACCAATACCTACGACGATGAGTTTCAGTTTCAGACTGTGGACAGCAGGACTGTGGTTAAGACGAGGCCTACCACTCACTACAAGAAGAAGGTTGTGTTGAAGCAGACGACCCAGGCCTTTAACCAGAAGGTCATGGAGGAAGAGCAGCTGCAGTTCTCCAAGCAAAAACAATA tCCCGATCTCCGTCGTCAGAAGTATCTGATGAAGAACAGGTCGCTTAGACTGCCGGTTAGATACCAGGCGCTGAACGAGTGGAGCGTGGAGCCGACGCCAACCTGGAACGTCGTGGCGGAGATACCATTTAACCTTCTCCTGAAGCAGGAGATGAACAGCAACCTGGTTACCGTGGAGGACCTGTTCTGGAGAGGGAAGCTGGGCGTCTACGACAAAAAGATGGACTACATAACGTCGAAGACCGAAGTGACTCTGCAGCACCTCTCCAACTCGTTCGACTACTACTGGACGTCGACGCACGACGACGACTGCATTGCAGATGTGCTCCTGGAGACGTACAGAGCGTCGTCAAAGCCGAGCGAGGAGGCGGAGGGGCAGGAAGCCTCCGAAAAAAGCGACCCTGAGTCCCCTAAGGAAAAACAGTCTGGCAATATGCCACTGCAGGCAGGCTCAGCCAGTTACGACAAGGCAATGAAGATTGaaaaggagctgctgaagtacGATAAGATTGTATTGGCAGCAACAGATCAGATATTGGCAGTGCTAATGACCGCAGCACGTTCCAAATACTCGTGGCACCTTAACATAACGAAGATCGAGAACCAGATTATAATAGATAAGGCGAACGGGTCGATAGTGGACATGCTCACGGTAAACGAAACGGCACCTGACCCTCCGCAACCAGACTGCGAAATTAAGATAAACAGGCCCGCGTCGCTGCGATACGAGGCAGTAAAAGTGAACCAGAACCTGAGGCAGCAGGTGCTGATCCCCGACGAGTTCGCAGAAACCTACGACGACCCGCCCTTCGTCGAGGAGTCGGACACGCCTGCGACGATCGCCTACAGGTACAGGAAGTTCACGATTCCAGGCTCGCAAAACGCGCAGAACTTTGAAAAACTGCCAATCATGGTCGTGACGCGCTGCGAAGTGCACGGAAAGCTGCCCGGAACGGACAACTACGCCTACGTCTGCGCCCTCAACGAGTGCCCGAACAAGAACAATAAGAGCTGGAGGTCGCAGATTGAGACACAGAAGGGAGCACTCCTGGCAAACGAGATCAGAAACAACACGACGAAGCTGCAGAGGTTCGTGGCCTGCGCTAACATGGCAGGCTGCTCAGTGTTCAAGCTGGCCTACGTGACCAGGAAATCGCCCATGGACGCGGAAAACCACTCGATCATAGGCGTACACACCCACACGACAGGCAACTTGGCGCTCCAGATGGGATTCAGTCTGAACAACGCCTGGGGGTCCATCAAGTCCATCGTTCAGCTCATAATAAGGAAGCCTGACGGCCAGTACGTGCTGCTTAAGGACCCGATGAAGCCGATAGTTAGACTGTATTCCGTGTCGGACGAGGAGGATTTGACGAAAAGTCCAAAGGTCCAA ATTCCTGCAGTTGGTATGTGGAAGGCAACTGATAGGGGTTTCCTAGTTGGCTTTCAACACAGTTTAATGAAAGCCAGAAATTTTAACCGGAAATTAGGGTTTATTTACAATCCGTACGATGTAAATTTCCACTTCAGATCTGTAAGGTCCCTAAGGAGGCCGAATCCCATTAACGGATTGCTATCCCGCAGAAAAATCATTAGGTTGAATACGGTTGAATCAAATTCAGCTTTCGATTTGACCCCAAAGCATAAAGATGAGGcgatattaaattttaataacgaAGGAGTGCATTCTATTCCCTTTTCACCGGACAAGAACGACTCCACTGTAGACTATGAGCTTGAGCCCAGTTCTCAAATTTTTGACTACAATCTGCTCAGTAAGAGGGTTGAGCGGATACTTCTGGAGAATTTAAACGACAAGGATGCTAAAAACCAACTATGTGCACTCAATTGTCTGAACTTGTTCGCTAGTTTCGGGAACTTTGTAGATAGCTTGCTCAAAGCAGGTCTTTTGTCGAACCTTCTGGGTGTGCTGGAGAAACCGTACAAAAAGAACATTTGGAAACTGGTGAACACGTACATCTGGCCGAACAAACCGCCTCAGGCCTCTGAGCTGTTTTCTGTGCAGGAGTTGGTGTTGAAGATTCTAATATCGCTGGCGAAAATTTCGGACAAGGTGAGCGGAGAAATGGCCAAAaacgaggagctgaagggcCTTCTgctgaaaatatattgcGTTTACAACCAGCTGAGGCCACAGCAGGACACCGTCGACTGCCCCGAGGGGGACCGAATGAAGAGCTTGATATCTGAGCTTTTCTTAGAACTGGGCTACAAGGTTGACGAGAACGTAACCCTGGTATCCCCGAAGGCCAAGGACTCGGAGTCGAAGGATGAAAGTTGGACCTGGGAGAAGATGCTGCCCTTTTCATCCAGTGAGGAGAACGGGCCAGCAGTGTCCCTGAAGGACTGCCTGATTCCCATAGAAGACCACACACACAAGGCTCGGGGGTCCTATAGCTCGAATTTAACCTGGATTCCCTACTATTACGCCCCAATAGACTCGAAGCAATCAATCCTGAGGAATTTGAGGATTTACTTGGGGCAGTTAGGTGAAGTTGCGGGTCTGAGTGACTTGGAAAAGCTGACACTGAAGCAGTCCAAAGTGTCATCGAAGAGCCCACAGCTGCTGGGTCTACTAGCTGTAAATCATAGGCCCAGTTCAGCTGATTCCACACATAGAGTCACTGACACAAATGA CAAGTCCGCGGTTGAAATACtgtgtaacataaatatggaGCCGTCAGACGAGTTAAACCTGAGCCTTCTAACCAAGAACCTCCTAAATTTTATGCGGACGAGCGTCGACTTTGGAGTTTTGAACGATATATTTACTGAGCTGTGGGCGCTTTTGGCACTGAAGTCTCCCGAGGTTCTGAACGCCTTGCACTCTGACCTTGACCTGGATCTGATCTCGGACATATTAAACTACTCCTGCTTCGATTTTGACCCCAACGGGCTTGCTAGAGAGAATTATATGAACGACCACCTCGCAAATAACTTGGCGAATAACTTGAGGGTGAAGGTCGCAACTGACGAGAGGGCGTCGAACATTTTCGATAGGCTGACGCGGCTGAGGGACCTGGTCAAGGACCACTTTGAAAATTCGCCAAAGGGCTCTATCGCAAACATGCTTTACAACTTTGTCAGCAATAACAGCAGAGATTCCAGCAAAATCAGCGTAGACCTGGACGAGATTAACACGAGAATTGACCGCTGTAAAAGTGAAAGAGTAGAGGCGTTCATGAAAAACAACGTTGAAAGCGCCAAAGTGCTGCAGATGACACTGTTCGGCTTTCTGGTGGAGCTGATCTACGTAGATGGAAACAGGATTTTTACGAAAATAAGGGACCACGAGAGCCTGATAAACTCAATAAAGAAGGTGCAGAGGTCGACAAAGCAACCAGTAAAGAGGGAGGAAATAGATGAGGAGGATTTGGAGAATTACAGGCCACTGATCGACAAACGACTAGAGCTCAAAACTGTGGCAACGACAGTGTTCAACCAGGAGAACCTGAACGCTGACCTGAGCGCGTTTGACAGCTACAAGAGGCTCACGCTTAACGGAATTGACTTCTTGGACATAAGACTCAACTCGTGGAAGAACCAGAAGATGTgcctgaaggaggaccTTGGCACCATATATAACTCcaacaagctgctgaacattTTGGGCTACCACGACGACAAACTGGGAAACAGGGGCGTGAGGATCCTCTCGATCGACGGAGGAGGCTCGAAGGGAGTGATAGCGCTCGAGATTTTAGATGCGCTGAACAAACACCTTAATCGGCCCCTCCACGAGTGCTTCGACATCATCTGCGGCACTTCAACCGGAGGGCTTCTGGCTTCTCTGATAGCCCTGGAGAAGATGCAGGTCTCCGAAATCAAGAACCTCTACGACTCGCTCATCAAGAGCATTTTCGTGAGGGACGGCTACCACGTCACGGGGACGAGGCTGCTCATGAAGCAGGCCATCTACGACGACAACATCTTCAAGGACATCCTCAAGACCTCCCTGGAGGAAATAGAGCTCATAGACTACTCAGTAGATCCCACCTGCCCCAAGTTTTTCTGCGTCTCCACCCAGATGGACGTGACGCCGCTGAGGCCGATTATCTGGCGCAACTACAACTACCACAAGCACGTCTACTCGCTCAGCTCCAAGAGCAGCTACTCCCTCGACGACATCGCGAAGCTGATCAGGCTGAACGGCGGGAGCTGCACCATAAGGCTGCGGGACGCCATCAAGGCCACCACCGCCGCCCTCGGCTACTTCCCCCTCTTCGAGCGCAACGGCCACATGTACGGCGACGGCGCCCTCTATTGCAACAACCCCGCCGTCGTGGCGCTGCTGGaggcgaagctgctgtACCCAGACCGCCCAATCTCCCTTCTGGTCAGCGTCGGCAACGGCGTGTGCAAGTTGGGCAACGGCTCCGCCGGCCTGAAGCAGCCCAACGGCGACTCCGGCGTTGAACACGACACGAGGCTCGTCGGTCAGAGCGAGTACATCAGCAGTCTGCTCCGTCTTCACGAGAACTGCATGGACCACGGCAATCAGCACGGCGCTGCGGCCAAGAAGGAGAACAAGCTTCTGAGCCTCGAGCAGGTCATCACTCACATTACTTACGCCGCCACCACCTCCGAGATGACGCACTCCGCTCTCGAGTTCACTATGCCCGAAAACGTCTACTTCCGGTTTTCGCCCGTGATTCCCACTGTGAAGATCGACGAAACCAGCCCTGAGGTTCTCAAGACTCTCAAGGCTCAGACTCGGCAGTACTTGGGTCAGGACGACATTCAGGAGCGTCTGGGCCTGATTAGGCGTCTGATAGAAGCATCCCCGGGTCAAGCTCAAGGCTAG
- a CDS encoding uncharacterized protein (cystathionine beta-synthase, core domain containing protein): MNVDASFGDDLGHVHDYNNSSDTQVQSNFFSNFLRLLKSTSLCNILQSHSKILVVDSRVPFNICLKSLSNYHRNFAFVYDSEKADFAGYIDELSIIKLLKNYDRYINLTCSEFLSVVEAENVQKLPGDVTAFEGLDFITKNVSNRLFVWSNERKAPIGYLTPSCYLYYMVKNLRGKCDLLDLPLSGLTINLDFTTISYKNSLEEVLDLLILHDNLCVTDEKGRIIGILTRVKVMFYALEAFKNEIYLDCSTEVGVILEEMDSKFYHKIQPLHVESTTPLRKAVVSLLLSNDRVLVYTDA, from the exons ATGAATGTTGATGCCAGTTTTGGAGATGATCTGGGCCATGTCCACGATTACAACAATAGCAGTGACACTCAAGTTCAATCTAactttttttcaaattttttGAGACTTCTCAAGTCCACATCGCTCTGTAACATATTACAATCGCATTCTAAG ATTCTAGTCGTCGATTCAAGGGTTCCCTTCAACATTTGCTTGAAATCACTATCAAATTACC ATCGCAACTTTGCTTTTGTATACGACTCTGAAAAGGCGGACTTTGCTGGATACATTGACGAGCTGTCAATAATCAAGCTCCTTAAAAACTACGATAGATACATCAATTTGACCTGTTCGGAGTTTTTAA GTGTTGTTGAGGCCGAAAATGTGCAGAAACTACCGGGAGATGTAACCGCCTTCGAAGGCCTGGATTTCATTACGAAGAATGT ATCAAATCGACTGTTCGTATGGTCGAACGAAAGAAAGGCCCCGATTGGATACCTGACTCCATCCTGTTACCTGTATTACATGGTTAAAAACTTGAGAGGAAAATGCGATTTGCTGGACCTGCCGCTAAGCGGTTTGACGATAAACCTGGATTTTACAACGATTTCATACAAGAATTCACTGGAAGAG GTCCTGGATTTGCTAATTTTACACGATAATTTGTGCGTGACTGACGAAAAGG GACGAATAATTGGAATACTAACCAGAGTAAAGGTGATGTTTTACGCACTGGAAGCGTTTAAAAATGAG ATATATCTGGACTGCTCAACTGAAGTTGGAGTGATACTGGAGGAAATGGACTCCAAGTTTTACCATAAGATTCAGCCATTGCAC GTCGAGTCTACCACACCCTTAAGGAAGGCCGTAGTTAGTCTGCTTTTGTCCAATGATCGAGTGCTGGTTTACACTGATGCGTGA
- a CDS encoding Ras-related protein Rab-1 — protein sequence MKEYDYLFKIIVIGDSGTGKSSLLLRFADNTYSESYMSTIGVDFKIKTVKIDNTTIKLQIWDTAGQERFRTITSTYYRGAHGIICVYDVTNKLSFDHITQTWLQDIDKYATSNVCKLLIGNKIDLAENRVVSTEEAKHVAEQNNMNYIEASAKTDSNVEKAFITIAKALKDRVTQYPSNNAPSTVNLNTSAKISTNRNVSETCQDTPLFGKMKLPSGKCM from the exons ATGAAAGAGTAcgattatttgtttaaGATAATAGTTATTGGAGACAGTGGCACCGGCAAATCGTCTCTTCTGCTACGTTTTGCG gatAACACCTACAGTGAGTCGTATATGAGCACGATTGGTGTTGATTTTAAGATTAAAACTGTCAAGATAGATAACACTACCATCAAGCTACAGATC TGGGATACTGCCGGCCAAGAACGCTTTAGAACCATCACCTCTACCTACTATAGGGGTGCTCACGGgattatttgtgtttatgatgtaacaaataaactatCGTTCGATCACATAACTCAAACATGGTTACAGGACATAGATAA ATATGCGACCTCGAAcgtttgtaaattattaatcGGAAACAAAATTGATCTAGCTGAAAATCGTGTAGTTTCTACCGAGGAGGCCAAGCATGTTGCTGAGCAGAATAATATGAATTATATCGAGGCTTCTGCCAAGACTGACAGCAACGTTGAGAAG GCGTTCATTACCATTGCCAAGGCTCTTAAGGACAGAGTCACTCAGTACCCCTCCAACAACGCCCCTTCTACAGTGAATCTTAACACTAGCGCCAAAATTTCCACTAACCGCAATGTTTCGGAAACGTGTCAAGACACTCCTCTTTTTGGAAAAATGAAACTTCCGTCCGGTAAATGTATGTAA
- a CDS encoding ribosomal protein S9 encodes MRLKRNLSLEQVRIPAPTSFVTQALYLAKEAGIVTKTEIQKLIISSPSFSRDKSPFLINNFYKQSQNTRETQEESENGSDENKKAEFNMHIEPEAEISRIDKVIASKMDPEALNLFWHNNYWWKVQAEAYGTCKRATSHVILKRGSGTVKVNGEEDIYKRWPIFYNRMDVVEPFYTAGCAGLYDLFIRTKGSGPSGQSRATRLAVARALVNANPSLHCYLKGSTPSFKPCLDALYEDLRQKMPKMPGRTGARSQRQWVKR; translated from the exons ATGAGATTAAAACGCAACTTATCGCTTGAACAGGTTAGAATCCCAGCACCAACATCTTTTGTTACACAGGCTCTGTATTTGGCAAAGGAAGCCGGAATTGTAACTAAAACCGAGATTCAAAAGCTAATAATATCATCTCCATCATTTTCCCGG GACAAGTCGCCATTTTTGATCAACAACTTTTACAAGCAGTCCCAAAATACTCGAGAGACTCAGGAAGAATCCGAAAATGGCTCAGACGAGAACAAAAAGGCCGAGTTCAACATGCACATAGAGCCAGAAGCTGAAATTTCAAGAATAGATAAAGTTATCGCATCTAAGATGGACCCTGAAGCCCTCAAT CTTTTCTGGCATAATAACTACTGGTGGAAGGTCCAGGCTGAGGCTTACGGAACCTGCAAGAGAGCCACCAGCCATGTCATTCTCAAAAGGGGCTCCGGAACA GTAAAAGTCAACGGGGAGGAGGACATTTACAAGAGGTGGCCCATATTCTACAATCG CATGGACGTTGTCGAACCTTTTTACACTGCCGGATGCGCCGGTCTCTACGACCTCTTCATAAGAACCAAGGGCAGCGGCCCTTCTGGACAGTCTAGGGCCACCAGACTCGCCGTCGCGCGCGCTCTCGTGAACGCCAATCCCTCTCTGCACTGCTACTTGAAAGGTTCGACACCTTCTTTTAAACCCTGTTTAGATGCTCTTTATGAGGACCTCAGACAGAAGATGCCTAAGATGCCTGGCAGAACTGGAGCTAGATCTCAACGTCAGTGGGTTAAAAGATGA